TTGCCGGGGGTGCAGGAACATGCCGCGCACTTTGACAGCATCGCCCACACGCCCCAGCCAGCCCACCAGCCGCGGGGTGGCGCGCCCGCAGAAGCACGGCTCGGTGTTCAGCGCCGAAAGGTCGCCGGTGCCAAAGCGCACCAGAGCGTATTCCTCATGCAGCACGGTCACGACCACCTCACCCACCTCGCCGGGCGGCAGCGGCTGGCCGGTGTTGATGTCGCAAATCTGCACAATGACATCTTCCGGCACGTGCCAGCCGTCTTCGGCCTCGCATTCATAGCCCAGGTTGCCGCACTCGGCGGTGCCATAGCCCTGGCGCACGGTGGCAACGCCGCGGTTTTGCAACTCGGCGCGCAGGGAAGGCGGCAGCGGCTCCGCGGTCACGAAAGCCTTTTCCACTTGCAACGACAGGCCAAGGGCGTCGGCTTTGTCGAGCAGGGCTTTCAAATAAGAAGGCAGGCCAATGTAGCCGTTCACCCCCAGCGCGTGCATGGCCTGTACCTGCTGTTCCTGGTTGCCCACGCCGCCGGGCAGCACGGTGCAGCCCACAGCGCGCAGCCCTTCTTCGAACATTGCGCCTGCGGGCGTGAGGTGATAGCCAAAGGCGTTCAGCACCACATCGCCTGCGTGGAAGCCGGCGGCTTCCAGCGCCGAAGCCCAGCGCCAGTAATCGGGGCGGTCGGCTTCGGGTTCGTAAATCGGCCCCGGCGACTGGAAAACCCGCTTGAGGGCGCCGATTTCCACCGCCAGCAGGCCGCCAAAAGGCGGGTCTTGTGCCTGCAATTCGATGAGGTCGTCTTTCCGCAACACAGGAAGGCGGCTGAGGTCGTCCTCCGTGCGAATGTCGGCGGCAGTCAGCCCCGCGGCTTCCAGACGGCGGGCAAAGGCCGGTGCGTGGGCGGCCAAATGGGCAATGAGGTCGGAAAGCGTCATGGGAGGCTCCCTCGCGGTTGACAACGGGCAGCGGACAACGGGGCGGCGGTTACGACAACCAGCGCTTGCGGCGCTTGTAATGCTTGACTTCCCGGTACGACTTGCGCTTGCCCACTTCGGTGAGGCCCAGGTAAAACTCGCGCACGTCGGCGTTTTCTTTCAACTCGGCAGGCGTGCCTTCCAGCACAATGCGCCCGTTTTCCATGATGTAAGCGTAATCGGCCACCTGCAAGGTGAGGTTGGCGTTCTGCTCCACCAGCAAAATGGTGGTGCCTTTCTCTTTGTTGATGCGCTGCACAATGCCGAAGATTTCCTGCACCAGCAGCGGGGCAAGCCCCAGCGAGGGTTCATCCAGCAGCATCAGTTTGGGGTGCGCCATCAGCGCGCGCCCAATGGCAAGCATTTGTTGCTCACCGCCGGACAGATAACCTGCCACCTGCTTGCGGCGCTCTTGCAGGCGGGGGAAATAGGTGTAAACCATCTCCAAATCGGAAGCCAGGCTACTGCGGGCAGGGCGGGTGTAAGCCCCCGCAATCAGGTTTTCCTCCACCGTGAGGTGCTCGAACACGCGGCGGCCTTCCATCACCTGGAAAATGCCCATCCGGACGATG
This genomic interval from Chloroflexota bacterium contains the following:
- a CDS encoding ABC transporter ATP-binding protein; this translates as MLSLNNVEVIYNKVILVLKGMSLEVPEGKIVGLLGANGAGKTTTLKAISGLLKPEDGEVTDGSIEFMGQPIHNRDPEDIVRMGIFQVMEGRRVFEHLTVEENLIAGAYTRPARSSLASDLEMVYTYFPRLQERRKQVAGYLSGGEQQMLAIGRALMAHPKLMLLDEPSLGLAPLLVQEIFGIVQRINKEKGTTILLVEQNANLTLQVADYAYIMENGRIVLEGTPAELKENADVREFYLGLTEVGKRKSYREVKHYKRRKRWLS
- a CDS encoding phenylacetate--CoA ligase family protein; translated protein: MTLSDLIAHLAAHAPAFARRLEAAGLTAADIRTEDDLSRLPVLRKDDLIELQAQDPPFGGLLAVEIGALKRVFQSPGPIYEPEADRPDYWRWASALEAAGFHAGDVVLNAFGYHLTPAGAMFEEGLRAVGCTVLPGGVGNQEQQVQAMHALGVNGYIGLPSYLKALLDKADALGLSLQVEKAFVTAEPLPPSLRAELQNRGVATVRQGYGTAECGNLGYECEAEDGWHVPEDVIVQICDINTGQPLPPGEVGEVVVTVLHEEYALVRFGTGDLSALNTEPCFCGRATPRLVGWLGRVGDAVKVRGMFLHPRQLRGLMARFPEVARWQAVITREAHKDYLTLEIVAPDAPADLEDRLAAAARDAIKFRLAVRRVAELPPDAPPIRDTRTWE